The following proteins come from a genomic window of Vicinamibacterales bacterium:
- a CDS encoding DUF433 domain-containing protein, producing the protein MGWEDRITVNPAVRSGKPCIKGTRIAVYDVLEYLAGGMTEEQILGDFPDLKREDIRASLAFAAARERRLSNSVA; encoded by the coding sequence ATGGGTTGGGAAGATCGAATCACCGTGAATCCGGCAGTGCGAAGCGGCAAGCCCTGCATCAAGGGTACGAGGATCGCCGTGTACGACGTGCTGGAGTATCTCGCTGGCGGCATGACCGAGGAGCAGATTCTCGGTGACTTTCCAGATCTGAAGCGCGAAGACATCCGCGCCTCGTTGGCCTTCGCCGCCGCTCGTGAACGACGCTTGTCGAACTCCGTGGCGTGA
- a CDS encoding sigma-54 dependent transcriptional regulator, translating into MSARADQPAASILLVEDKDSLRAMLRLALEAQGHAVIEARDEPEAVAALRDSQPAIVLSDLRLPHGDGLGVLRAAKEADAELPVIVMTAHGSIQDAVAAMKQGALDFLAKPVDPDHLLLLVERALAQRRLLGEYRLLKEEAAARRGGPQIIGDSPALREMMVAIDRAAGSDATVLLEGESGTGKELCARALHDRSPRANGPFVAINCAAIPDTLLEAELFGYERGAFTGANQRKLGRFEMAQRGTLFLDEIGEMPMTVQAKMLRAVETKKIERLGGGASIQLDVRIVAATNRGLRQAVAARQFREDLYFRLSVFPVNVPPLRERREDIPKLAHHFVERVARDVGKKIRLSPEAVAELMAHSWPGNIRELQNAIERAVILADGDTLLPRHLSLSPVPKSGSSMDPWERIDLGGSLAEATARTVREVERRKIQQALRDAGGDRGRAADVLQINYKALEAKMRELGVTQ; encoded by the coding sequence GTGAGCGCCCGGGCCGACCAGCCGGCGGCGTCGATCCTGCTCGTTGAAGACAAAGACTCGCTGCGCGCGATGCTCCGCCTGGCGCTCGAAGCGCAGGGCCATGCCGTGATCGAGGCGCGCGACGAGCCGGAAGCCGTCGCCGCGCTGCGTGATTCCCAACCGGCCATCGTGCTGTCAGACTTGCGCCTGCCCCATGGCGACGGCCTCGGCGTGCTGCGCGCCGCCAAGGAAGCCGATGCCGAACTGCCGGTGATCGTGATGACCGCGCACGGCAGCATCCAGGACGCCGTCGCCGCCATGAAGCAGGGCGCGCTGGACTTTCTGGCCAAGCCGGTCGATCCCGATCACCTGCTGCTGCTGGTCGAACGCGCGCTCGCCCAGCGGCGCCTGCTCGGCGAGTACCGGCTGCTGAAGGAAGAGGCCGCGGCCCGCCGCGGCGGGCCGCAGATCATCGGCGACTCGCCGGCCCTGCGCGAGATGATGGTGGCCATCGACCGCGCCGCCGGCAGCGACGCCACGGTGTTGCTGGAAGGTGAGAGCGGCACCGGCAAGGAGCTGTGCGCCCGCGCGCTGCACGACCGCAGCCCGCGCGCCAACGGGCCGTTCGTGGCCATCAACTGCGCCGCCATTCCCGACACGCTGCTCGAGGCCGAGCTGTTCGGCTACGAGCGGGGCGCCTTCACCGGCGCCAACCAGCGGAAGCTCGGACGCTTCGAGATGGCGCAGCGCGGCACGCTCTTCCTGGACGAGATCGGCGAGATGCCGATGACGGTGCAGGCCAAGATGCTGCGCGCCGTTGAAACCAAGAAGATCGAACGGCTCGGCGGCGGCGCCTCGATCCAGCTCGACGTGCGCATTGTCGCGGCCACCAACCGCGGCTTGCGCCAGGCCGTGGCCGCCCGCCAGTTTCGCGAAGACCTCTACTTCCGCCTGTCGGTGTTCCCGGTGAACGTACCGCCATTACGCGAGCGGCGCGAAGACATTCCCAAGCTCGCGCATCACTTCGTCGAGCGCGTGGCCCGGGACGTCGGCAAGAAAATCAGGCTGTCGCCGGAAGCCGTCGCCGAGTTGATGGCCCATTCGTGGCCGGGCAACATCCGCGAGCTGCAGAACGCCATCGAGCGCGCCGTGATCCTCGCCGACGGCGACACGCTGCTGCCGCGGCACCTGAGCCTGTCGCCGGTGCCGAAGAGCGGCTCGTCCATGGACCCCTGGGAGCGCATCGACCTGGGCGGCAGCCTGGCGGAAGCGACGGCGAGAACGGTTCGGGAAGTGGAGCGCCGGAAGATCCAGCAGGCGCTCCGGGACGCCGGCGGCGATCGCGGCCGCGCCGCGGACGTGCTTCAGATCAACTACAAGGCACTCGAAGCCAAGATGCGCGAGCTTGGAGTCACCCAGTAG
- a CDS encoding DUF5615 family PIN-like protein, with amino-acid sequence MKILFDANLSPALVTGLRAEYPGSTHVREVSLRSAPDAHIWEYAKTHGFAIASKDTDFRERSFVEGFPPKVIWLDVGNAGTAPIEALLRSERQRVEAFAAATDASLLILSIGASAV; translated from the coding sequence GTGAAGATTCTCTTCGACGCGAACCTGAGTCCGGCGCTGGTGACCGGACTGCGTGCCGAGTATCCAGGCAGCACCCATGTTCGCGAGGTCAGTCTTCGGTCGGCGCCAGATGCTCACATTTGGGAGTACGCCAAGACTCACGGTTTCGCGATTGCTTCCAAAGACACCGATTTTCGAGAGCGCAGCTTCGTCGAAGGCTTTCCTCCGAAAGTCATCTGGCTCGATGTCGGCAACGCCGGCACGGCCCCGATCGAGGCCCTGCTGCGCAGCGAGCGGCAACGTGTCGAGGCTTTCGCGGCGGCCACCGATGCCTCATTACTCATTCTGTCGATCGGGGCCAGCGCGGTCTGA
- the proS gene encoding proline--tRNA ligase, whose product MAAKPNQDEAFVTEITKQSVDFSKWYLDVVRKAELADYSPVKGFMVIRPYGYAIWELIQQQLDQRFKDTGHVNAYFPLLIPESLLLKEAQHVEGFAPQVAWVTRGGGEDLEERLVIRPTSETIFGVMYQKWIQSWRDLPVLINQWANVVRWEKVTRPFLRTTEFLWQEGHTAHETADEAQEETMKILGIYKEFAENVLAMPVVDGQKSDSEKFAGASKTYSIEALMGDGRALQAGTSHNLGQNFAKAFEIQFQGRDKTLQHAWTTSWGVSTRLIGGVIMTHGDDSGLILPPAVAPWQVVIVPIPRGNWKETVLPKCEEIRDQLKAAGIRVKLDADESQTPGWKFSEYEMRGVPLRLEIGPKDIEKSAVFAARRDTRVKASIPMAGLADAIKSLLAEIQKSLLDRARTFRDEHTSTAGTYDDFKAAMEGRPGFVIAPWCEEAQCEADIKAETQATIRNIPVGYDQAPGKPCVKCGKPGKVSAWFAKAY is encoded by the coding sequence ATGGCCGCGAAACCTAATCAAGACGAAGCCTTTGTTACGGAAATCACCAAGCAGTCGGTCGACTTCTCGAAGTGGTATCTCGACGTCGTCCGCAAGGCCGAACTGGCCGACTACTCGCCGGTCAAGGGCTTCATGGTCATCCGGCCGTACGGCTACGCCATCTGGGAGCTGATCCAGCAGCAGCTCGACCAGCGTTTCAAGGACACCGGACACGTCAACGCCTACTTTCCGCTGCTGATTCCCGAGAGCCTCCTGCTGAAGGAAGCGCAGCACGTCGAGGGCTTCGCGCCGCAGGTGGCGTGGGTCACGCGCGGTGGCGGTGAAGATCTCGAGGAACGGCTGGTCATCCGGCCCACCTCCGAGACCATTTTCGGCGTGATGTACCAGAAGTGGATCCAGTCGTGGCGCGACCTGCCCGTGCTGATCAACCAGTGGGCGAACGTCGTCCGGTGGGAGAAGGTGACGCGGCCGTTCCTGCGGACCACGGAATTCCTCTGGCAGGAAGGCCACACCGCCCACGAGACGGCGGATGAGGCGCAGGAAGAGACCATGAAGATTCTCGGCATCTACAAGGAGTTTGCCGAGAACGTGCTGGCCATGCCGGTGGTGGACGGGCAGAAGAGCGACAGCGAGAAATTTGCCGGCGCCTCGAAGACCTACTCGATCGAAGCCTTGATGGGCGACGGCCGCGCGCTGCAGGCCGGCACCTCGCACAACCTCGGCCAGAACTTCGCCAAGGCCTTCGAGATCCAGTTCCAGGGCCGCGACAAGACGCTGCAGCACGCGTGGACGACGTCGTGGGGCGTTTCGACGCGCCTGATCGGCGGCGTGATCATGACGCACGGCGACGACAGCGGCCTGATCCTGCCGCCCGCGGTGGCGCCGTGGCAGGTGGTGATTGTGCCCATCCCGCGCGGCAACTGGAAAGAAACCGTGCTGCCCAAGTGCGAAGAGATTCGCGATCAACTGAAGGCGGCCGGCATTCGCGTCAAGCTCGATGCCGACGAAAGCCAGACGCCCGGCTGGAAGTTTTCGGAGTACGAGATGCGCGGCGTGCCGCTGCGCCTCGAGATTGGCCCCAAGGACATCGAGAAGTCTGCGGTCTTCGCGGCCCGCCGCGACACCCGCGTCAAGGCCTCGATCCCGATGGCGGGCCTGGCCGATGCCATCAAGAGCCTGCTCGCCGAGATCCAGAAGAGCCTGCTCGATCGGGCGCGCACGTTCCGCGACGAGCACACCTCGACGGCCGGCACCTACGATGATTTCAAGGCGGCCATGGAAGGCCGCCCGGGTTTCGTGATCGCACCGTGGTGCGAAGAGGCGCAGTGTGAGGCCGACATCAAGGCCGAGACACAGGCGACCATTCGCAACATCCCGGTCGGCTACGACCAGGCGCCCGGCAAGCCCTGCGTGAAGTGCGGCAAGCCGGGCAAGGTGAGTGCCTGGTTCGCGAAGGCGTACTAA
- a CDS encoding prepilin-type N-terminal cleavage/methylation domain-containing protein: MTGGSIRLTTSAKASAVKKPDATFTIRLKPDATSRSTSRPDATSRPGPAGFSLVELLVALTVCALLSGAVAAVAPQARAAFDATPEALDLQQRERTAADVLARVLRSAALVAATRDDGTAGEAVPAVMLLEPDDDGTRFHGFRVISPAAPGRGVLDVDQSSPSGSLKLTPDASCPSAGDVCGFSKGTVAIVADVDGRFDVFTVASTDKPAHALTPSRAFATAYPAGAVVMEVSADTYRLDPQADGSSTLVRETASGAVQPIVDDVPEFSIAAWRSLDVLKRVDITVRLVARSTVPRRRVPDRTLHLSASLRNPS, translated from the coding sequence ATGACGGGCGGGTCTATCCGGCTAACCACCTCCGCCAAGGCTTCGGCGGTCAAGAAGCCGGATGCCACATTCACTATCCGGCTAAAGCCGGATGCTACATCCCGATCTACATCCCGACCGGATGCCACATCCCGGCCGGGCCCGGCAGGCTTCTCGTTGGTCGAGTTGCTGGTGGCGCTCACGGTCTGCGCCCTCCTGTCTGGTGCCGTCGCGGCCGTCGCGCCCCAGGCGAGGGCAGCCTTTGATGCCACCCCGGAAGCGCTCGATCTCCAGCAGCGCGAACGCACGGCGGCCGACGTGCTCGCGCGCGTGCTCCGCTCCGCCGCTCTCGTCGCCGCCACCCGTGACGATGGCACGGCGGGGGAGGCCGTGCCGGCGGTGATGCTGCTCGAACCGGACGACGATGGAACGCGCTTTCACGGCTTCCGTGTGATCTCGCCCGCGGCGCCGGGACGAGGCGTGCTCGACGTGGATCAGTCGAGCCCATCGGGCTCGCTGAAGTTGACGCCCGATGCCAGCTGCCCGTCAGCGGGCGACGTGTGCGGCTTCTCGAAAGGCACGGTGGCCATCGTCGCCGATGTGGATGGCCGCTTCGACGTGTTCACGGTCGCCTCCACCGATAAGCCCGCCCACGCTCTGACCCCGTCGCGCGCGTTCGCTACCGCGTATCCGGCGGGCGCGGTCGTGATGGAAGTGTCGGCCGACACCTATCGGCTGGATCCACAAGCCGACGGATCGTCCACGCTGGTTCGAGAGACCGCCAGCGGCGCGGTGCAGCCCATCGTGGACGACGTGCCGGAGTTCAGCATCGCGGCGTGGCGTTCGTTGGACGTGTTGAAGCGCGTGGACATCACCGTGCGTCTCGTCGCTCGATCGACGGTGCCTCGCCGCCGGGTGCCGGATCGCACCCTTCACCTGTCCGCCTCGTTGAGGAACCCGTCATGA
- the nadB gene encoding L-aspartate oxidase translates to MLRRPDFLVIGSGIAGLRAAADLARAGDVLILTKAAPTESNTGYAQGGIAAALGPGDSPDLHAADTLAAGDGLCVEAAVRVLAEDGVRYTRELIEWGARFDRDAAGEIAFGREGAHGLRRVLHAADATGREIGRTLWDKVSHLPRVRVERHARVSRLLMRNGACIGAAYEDEGGTHIVEAPAVLLATGGAGHLFRETTNPSIATGDGVTLAWHAGARVADLEFVQFHPTALSAPGAPRFLLSEAMRGEGAYLLNAAGERFMTRYEPAGELASRDLVSRAIRLEQQRTGQPVFLSMQHLDAAWVRSRFPTVAAACLTAGFDLATDRVPVGPAAHYVMGGVETDLWGRTTVPGLYAAGEVACTGVHGANRLASNSLLEGLVFGARSAQAMLLPVEAGQMAEAVREVSASAAEGRSGGTSPKLARHLASEGGLIEDSVRELMWNSVGLLRDGAALEAANDQLDAWYDAITRRVEAGGLSPSEWRLASIVTVGRLMARAALRREETRGGHARSDFPARDDVNFKVHIAERNPGAHGRET, encoded by the coding sequence GTGCTACGTCGTCCTGACTTCCTGGTGATCGGCAGCGGTATCGCGGGGTTGCGCGCTGCCGCCGATCTCGCGCGGGCCGGCGACGTCCTCATTCTCACCAAGGCGGCTCCCACCGAGAGCAACACCGGCTACGCGCAGGGCGGGATCGCCGCGGCGTTGGGCCCCGGCGATTCGCCCGACCTGCACGCCGCCGACACCCTGGCCGCCGGCGACGGGCTCTGCGTGGAGGCCGCGGTCCGCGTGCTCGCCGAAGACGGCGTGCGCTACACGCGCGAGCTGATCGAGTGGGGCGCGCGCTTCGACCGCGACGCCGCCGGTGAGATTGCGTTCGGCCGCGAGGGTGCCCATGGCTTGCGCCGCGTGCTGCATGCGGCGGATGCGACCGGCCGCGAGATCGGCCGCACCCTCTGGGATAAGGTGTCTCACCTGCCGCGCGTGCGCGTCGAGCGTCACGCGCGGGTGAGCCGGCTGCTGATGCGCAACGGCGCCTGCATTGGCGCCGCCTACGAAGACGAGGGCGGTACCCACATCGTGGAGGCCCCGGCGGTGCTGCTGGCCACCGGCGGCGCCGGTCACCTCTTTCGCGAAACGACCAATCCGTCCATCGCCACCGGCGACGGCGTCACGCTGGCCTGGCATGCCGGCGCCCGCGTGGCGGATCTCGAGTTCGTCCAGTTCCACCCCACCGCGCTCAGCGCGCCTGGCGCGCCCAGGTTCCTGTTGTCGGAGGCCATGCGCGGCGAGGGCGCCTACCTGCTCAACGCCGCCGGCGAGCGCTTCATGACGCGGTACGAGCCGGCCGGAGAATTGGCCTCCCGGGACCTGGTGTCGCGGGCCATCCGGCTCGAGCAGCAGCGAACGGGACAGCCCGTGTTCCTCTCGATGCAGCACCTGGACGCGGCGTGGGTCCGCTCACGGTTCCCTACCGTGGCCGCGGCGTGTCTCACCGCGGGATTCGACCTGGCCACCGATCGGGTGCCCGTGGGACCGGCGGCGCACTACGTGATGGGCGGCGTCGAGACCGACTTGTGGGGACGCACGACCGTGCCTGGGCTCTACGCGGCCGGCGAGGTGGCCTGCACGGGGGTCCACGGCGCCAACCGGCTCGCGAGCAACTCGCTGCTCGAGGGGCTGGTCTTCGGCGCGCGGAGCGCGCAAGCGATGCTCTTGCCGGTCGAGGCCGGGCAGATGGCCGAGGCAGTACGCGAGGTGTCCGCCTCCGCGGCCGAAGGCCGCTCCGGCGGGACCTCGCCGAAGCTCGCGCGCCATCTGGCGAGCGAAGGCGGGCTCATCGAAGACTCGGTCCGCGAGCTGATGTGGAACTCCGTCGGGCTCCTTCGCGACGGCGCCGCGCTCGAAGCGGCGAACGACCAGCTCGACGCCTGGTACGACGCGATCACCCGGCGCGTGGAGGCCGGGGGCCTGTCTCCGTCCGAATGGCGGCTCGCCTCGATCGTGACGGTGGGGCGCCTGATGGCCCGTGCCGCCCTGCGGCGGGAAGAAACCCGCGGCGGGCACGCCCGATCCGACTTCCCGGCCAGAGATGACGTAAACTTTAAGGTTCATATCGCCGAAAGAAACCCGGGAGCCCATGGCCGCGAAACCTAA
- a CDS encoding TatA/E family twin arginine-targeting protein translocase: MFGSIGMPELIIILVIALIIFGPRKLPELGKSLGRSLNEFKKASTELQNTLEQEIKIEEQKEQAAKAPKPVETVIDTASHDDQATAAPRETVSRS, translated from the coding sequence ATGTTTGGTTCCATCGGAATGCCCGAGCTCATCATCATCCTGGTGATCGCGCTCATTATTTTTGGCCCCCGGAAGCTCCCGGAATTGGGCAAGTCGCTGGGCCGCAGCTTGAACGAGTTCAAGAAGGCCTCCACCGAGCTGCAGAACACGCTGGAGCAGGAGATCAAGATCGAGGAGCAGAAAGAACAGGCGGCCAAGGCTCCCAAGCCAGTGGAAACCGTGATCGACACCGCGTCGCACGACGACCAGGCCACCGCGGCTCCTCGCGAGACGGTATCGCGCAGCTAG
- the tatC gene encoding twin-arginine translocase subunit TatC — MALVPFPSQHQDEDPRELPAQASSASPFQEPEEPAEGRMTFLEHLDELRKRITHAVSALVVGFIVAFAFIDQVQAFIYQRLTADIPGGKLIFTEPGEGFFLWMKMAALTGVLIASPYIMWQVWLFIAPGLYSKEKRLAIPFVIFSSGLFVGGAAFSHYFVFPAAWKFFAGFSNSYMEFTPRIDPVFGLYVKLCLGMGLVFQLPVLMFVLARLGIVSAGFLLKNFKYAVLIIFIVAAIITPDGNPVTQLLVGGPMVVLYLFGIVAAWLFGKSKKSDQSDE, encoded by the coding sequence GTGGCGCTCGTTCCATTCCCCAGCCAACACCAGGACGAAGACCCTCGAGAGCTGCCCGCGCAGGCCTCGAGCGCCTCGCCGTTCCAGGAACCCGAGGAGCCGGCCGAAGGCCGGATGACGTTCCTCGAACACCTCGACGAGCTGCGCAAGCGGATTACGCACGCGGTGTCGGCGCTGGTGGTGGGCTTCATCGTCGCGTTCGCCTTCATCGACCAGGTCCAGGCGTTCATCTACCAGCGCCTCACCGCCGACATTCCCGGCGGCAAGTTGATCTTCACCGAGCCGGGCGAGGGCTTCTTCCTCTGGATGAAGATGGCGGCGCTCACGGGCGTGCTGATCGCCTCGCCGTACATCATGTGGCAGGTGTGGCTCTTCATCGCGCCTGGGCTGTACTCGAAGGAGAAGCGCCTCGCGATCCCCTTTGTCATCTTCTCCTCGGGATTGTTCGTCGGCGGCGCCGCGTTTTCGCACTACTTCGTGTTTCCGGCGGCGTGGAAGTTCTTCGCCGGCTTCTCGAACTCCTACATGGAGTTCACGCCGAGAATCGACCCGGTGTTCGGGCTCTACGTGAAGCTGTGCCTGGGCATGGGCCTGGTGTTCCAGCTGCCGGTGCTGATGTTCGTGCTCGCCAGGCTGGGCATTGTCTCGGCCGGCTTCCTGCTCAAGAACTTCAAGTATGCCGTCCTCATCATCTTCATTGTCGCCGCCATCATCACGCCGGACGGTAATCCGGTGACCCAGTTGCTGGTCGGCGGCCCCATGGTCGTGCTGTATCTGTTCGGGATAGTTGCAGCCTGGCTTTTTGGCAAATCCAAGAAATCGGATCAGTCGGACGAATAG
- a CDS encoding OmpA family protein, translating into MPKGQWSGAFQLVNFDRSEGFSDITDIGGMFGFGVTNRIELFGAMGFRRLDADLVPVALNGQPQDYLINKGWSTGLGDLTVGAKFNLMSQATNNGYAAALRVSAKVPTASADDGLGTGKPDFQFDLIGSREFNQRVELTASAGFKVRGQPDGYNLTQGFNWGIGAGFPSRSKFKVIAEMHGEALVDQEQTYTGPSLAAIGMPGAWDPDATRDLFGGFQYHATNGFYFGSGVSYTASYYLHRRDFVTSEDSDFDRLGLQVRLGYSPGIKNYVPPAAVVQPTAPVAPPMPANRPPTVKARCEPCTVEVGRQLTATADAQDPDGDTLRYRWSSPTGSFGNAGDRQTPWTAPGQVGAVPLTVTVDDGKGMTATDTITVQVIAAPKKEYTFEDVHFDFDRYTLRAEATRILDEAIKAMSEDPNLRITVEGHTCNIGTTEYNLALGERRSNAVREYLASRGVAATRLQTVSYGEERPKHDNSREETRRLNRRAALTIRLQ; encoded by the coding sequence TTGCCCAAAGGCCAATGGTCCGGCGCCTTCCAGTTGGTGAACTTCGACCGGAGTGAAGGCTTCAGCGACATCACCGACATTGGCGGCATGTTTGGCTTCGGCGTCACCAACCGCATCGAGTTGTTCGGTGCGATGGGCTTCCGCCGCCTTGACGCCGACCTGGTTCCGGTGGCGCTCAACGGCCAACCGCAGGATTACCTGATCAACAAAGGCTGGAGCACCGGCCTCGGCGACCTCACCGTGGGCGCGAAGTTCAACCTGATGTCGCAGGCCACCAACAACGGCTACGCCGCGGCGTTGCGCGTGTCGGCGAAAGTGCCGACGGCGAGCGCAGACGACGGCCTCGGCACGGGCAAGCCGGACTTCCAGTTCGACCTGATTGGCTCGCGCGAGTTCAACCAGCGCGTGGAGCTCACGGCGTCGGCCGGCTTCAAGGTGCGCGGACAGCCGGACGGCTACAACCTGACGCAAGGCTTCAACTGGGGCATCGGCGCGGGCTTCCCCAGCCGCTCGAAGTTCAAGGTGATCGCCGAAATGCACGGCGAGGCGCTGGTCGATCAGGAACAGACCTACACCGGACCATCGCTGGCGGCCATCGGCATGCCGGGCGCCTGGGATCCTGACGCCACGCGCGACCTGTTCGGCGGCTTCCAGTACCACGCGACCAACGGCTTCTACTTCGGCTCCGGCGTGAGCTACACGGCGTCGTACTACCTGCACCGCCGCGACTTCGTGACCTCGGAAGACAGCGACTTCGACCGCCTGGGCCTCCAGGTGCGCCTCGGCTATTCGCCGGGCATCAAGAACTACGTGCCGCCCGCGGCCGTCGTGCAGCCCACCGCACCGGTGGCGCCGCCGATGCCCGCCAACCGCCCGCCCACGGTGAAGGCGCGCTGCGAGCCGTGCACGGTGGAAGTGGGCCGCCAGCTCACGGCGACCGCCGACGCGCAGGATCCGGACGGCGACACGCTCCGCTACCGCTGGTCGAGCCCCACGGGTTCGTTCGGCAACGCGGGTGACCGCCAGACGCCGTGGACCGCTCCGGGCCAGGTCGGCGCCGTGCCGCTGACCGTGACCGTGGACGACGGCAAGGGCATGACCGCCACCGACACCATCACCGTGCAGGTGATCGCCGCGCCGAAGAAGGAATACACGTTCGAAGACGTGCACTTCGACTTCGACCGCTACACGCTGCGCGCCGAAGCCACGCGCATCCTGGACGAGGCCATCAAGGCGATGAGCGAAGACCCGAACCTGCGCATCACGGTTGAAGGCCACACCTGCAACATCGGCACGACCGAGTACAACCTCGCGCTCGGCGAGCGCCGCTCCAACGCCGTCCGCGAGTACCTCGCGAGCCGCGGTGTGGCCGCCACTCGCCTGCAGACGGTGAGCTACGGCGAAGAGCGTCCGAAGCACGACAACTCGCGCGAAGAGACCCGCCGTCTCAACCGCCGCGCGGCGTTGACGATTCGGCTGCAGTAG
- the aroB gene encoding 3-dehydroquinate synthase, which translates to MAPTRIGVTAAAGGYTVIIGDRTIDTLGAEMDAAGLGPRRILVSSPRVWGFHGPRFRKAGADRAVVLVDDGERSKNLATVTRVHDALVKASADRSTVVIAVGGGVIGDLVGFAAATYLRGIRVVHVPTTLLAQVDSAIGGKTGVNHPLGKNLIGSFHAPSLVVADPTVLDTLPRREFRAGLYEVIKYGVISDPSLLDRMRTTLAAIFARKPEAVAPLVAACCRIKAEVVSADEREAGLRRILNFGHTVGHALEAATKYKRFRHGEAVGYGMLAALSIGVARGVTPSSLYDEVLELITHLGPLPPVADISPKEALAAIGRDKKVVAGKLHFVAATRRGQTTTLTDVTPKEIRAALKSLGFRA; encoded by the coding sequence ATGGCGCCCACCCGCATCGGAGTGACCGCCGCCGCGGGCGGCTACACGGTAATCATCGGCGATCGCACCATCGACACCCTCGGTGCGGAGATGGACGCGGCGGGCCTCGGCCCGCGCCGCATCCTGGTATCGAGCCCGCGGGTGTGGGGCTTTCACGGCCCCCGCTTCCGCAAGGCCGGCGCCGATCGCGCGGTGGTGCTGGTGGACGACGGCGAGCGCTCCAAGAACCTGGCCACCGTGACCCGCGTCCACGACGCGCTGGTCAAGGCCAGCGCCGACCGCTCCACCGTGGTGATTGCCGTCGGCGGCGGCGTCATCGGCGACCTCGTCGGCTTCGCCGCGGCCACCTACCTGCGCGGCATCCGCGTGGTCCACGTGCCGACGACGCTGCTGGCGCAGGTCGACAGCGCCATCGGCGGCAAGACCGGCGTCAACCATCCGCTCGGCAAGAACCTGATCGGCTCCTTTCACGCCCCCAGTCTCGTGGTCGCCGACCCGACCGTGCTCGATACGCTGCCCCGCCGCGAGTTCAGGGCCGGTCTCTACGAAGTGATCAAATACGGCGTGATCTCGGACCCATCGTTGCTGGATCGGATGCGAACGACGCTGGCGGCGATCTTCGCGCGCAAGCCGGAGGCGGTGGCGCCGCTCGTGGCGGCCTGCTGCCGCATCAAGGCGGAGGTGGTCTCCGCCGACGAGCGTGAAGCGGGACTGCGCCGCATCCTGAACTTCGGCCACACCGTGGGCCATGCACTCGAGGCCGCGACCAAGTACAAGCGCTTCCGTCACGGCGAAGCCGTGGGCTACGGCATGCTGGCGGCGCTCTCGATCGGCGTCGCCCGCGGGGTGACACCCTCGTCGCTATACGACGAGGTCCTGGAGTTGATCACCCACCTCGGACCGCTGCCGCCGGTCGCGGACATCTCGCCGAAGGAGGCGCTCGCCGCCATCGGCCGCGACAAGAAGGTGGTGGCCGGCAAGCTGCATTTCGTGGCGGCGACCAGGCGAGGGCAGACGACGACGCTGACGGATGTGACGCCGAAAGAGATCAGGGCGGCGTTGAAGAGCCTCGGGTTCAGGGCTTGA
- a CDS encoding DUF1428 domain-containing protein: MPRYVDGFLLVVPKKRLTEYRGIARKAGKVWKDHGALDYVECVSDHLEQQMGTPFDKVTRLKAGEVVVFSWIVYKSKAHRDAVNKKVMKDPRLQAMMAPGAMPFDSKRMSYGGFKVLVEA, from the coding sequence ATGCCTCGTTACGTTGACGGATTTCTGCTGGTCGTCCCGAAGAAGCGGTTGACGGAGTATCGCGGCATCGCGCGCAAGGCCGGCAAGGTGTGGAAAGATCACGGCGCGCTCGACTACGTGGAGTGCGTCAGCGACCACCTCGAGCAGCAGATGGGCACGCCGTTCGACAAGGTGACCAGGTTGAAGGCCGGGGAAGTGGTGGTGTTCTCCTGGATCGTCTACAAGTCGAAGGCCCATCGCGACGCGGTCAACAAGAAGGTGATGAAGGACCCGCGACTCCAGGCGATGATGGCTCCCGGCGCCATGCCGTTTGACAGCAAGCGCATGAGTTACGGCGGGTTCAAGGTCCTGGTCGAGGCCTGA